A genomic stretch from Cellulomonas sp. KRMCY2 includes:
- a CDS encoding LacI family DNA-binding transcriptional regulator produces the protein MTRRIPSGKSVTLRDVADRVGITPAAVSMALAGSTRISARTRASVQEAAADLGYVGSSAARALRKQQAGAIALIVPTTATHVFGHSYFMHILSGVSTSANERDVQLLISTSNDESNGVAAYERVMRSKSADGAILTSAAIVDPTIGRLASSGFPMVLIGNYPEIPSAVTVGIDDFRASGFVTDHLIEVHGRSRLLHVAGPLDHQTGIDRRDGFLDSLERHGMSSDGFVVEGDFSEASGFAAISDLSLHDRTFDGMVFANDDMAFGGLQALELQRIEVPRDVSIVGFDDFGLSRVTTPGISTVHVPAEYMARLAADRLFQLIAGEVGGWTRKEVGVSFVPRRSCGCEEPAPRLATPGPRSTEAPTASVPITP, from the coding sequence ATGACCAGGCGAATCCCGAGCGGGAAGTCGGTCACGCTACGGGATGTTGCCGACCGCGTCGGAATCACTCCCGCAGCGGTGTCGATGGCGCTTGCCGGGAGCACGCGCATCAGCGCACGGACGCGCGCGTCCGTGCAAGAGGCTGCGGCCGACCTGGGTTATGTTGGCAGTTCTGCCGCGCGAGCCCTACGCAAGCAACAGGCAGGGGCTATTGCCCTGATCGTTCCGACGACGGCGACGCATGTCTTCGGCCACAGCTACTTCATGCATATTCTCAGCGGCGTCTCGACATCGGCCAACGAGCGAGACGTCCAGCTGCTCATCTCGACCAGCAACGACGAGTCGAACGGTGTCGCCGCTTACGAGCGGGTGATGAGATCGAAGAGTGCCGACGGGGCGATCCTGACGAGCGCTGCCATCGTCGACCCGACGATCGGACGCCTCGCGAGCAGCGGGTTCCCGATGGTGCTCATCGGGAATTATCCCGAGATCCCCTCAGCTGTGACGGTCGGCATCGACGACTTCCGTGCCTCTGGATTCGTGACCGACCACCTCATCGAGGTGCACGGGCGCTCGCGGCTGCTCCACGTGGCCGGCCCGCTCGACCACCAGACCGGGATCGATCGTCGCGACGGCTTCCTTGACTCCCTCGAGCGGCATGGAATGTCGAGTGACGGCTTCGTCGTCGAAGGTGACTTCAGCGAAGCCTCGGGGTTCGCCGCCATCAGCGACCTGTCCCTGCACGATCGGACCTTCGACGGGATGGTCTTCGCCAACGACGACATGGCGTTCGGCGGGCTGCAGGCGCTCGAGCTGCAGCGGATCGAGGTTCCTCGCGACGTGTCGATCGTGGGATTTGACGACTTCGGACTTTCCCGCGTCACAACACCAGGGATCTCGACGGTCCATGTTCCTGCCGAATACATGGCGAGACTCGCCGCGGATCGACTCTTCCAGCTCATTGCGGGCGAGGTGGGTGGCTGGACGCGCAAGGAGGTAGGAGTCAGCTTTGTCCCGCGCCGCTCATGTGGCTGCGAGGAGCCCGCGCCCCGGCTTGCGACCCCGGGCCCCAGGTCGACAGAGGCACCGACAGCGTCGGTGCCCATCACGCCGTAG
- a CDS encoding arabinofuranosidase catalytic domain-containing protein gives MSRLQPRRAIEAMELQEWMTMSIASLAPDRRSRRRGASVLLAVTAIVIAFGTSLLNASPASAVGQLPCDIYATGGTPCVAAFSSTRALFQNYNGPLYQVKRASNNQTLDIGLLAVGDYANAAAQDAFCAGTTCVITIVYDQTSNHNDLTPAPGGPLGGPNNPAVANKLPVTLAGHSVYGIYLPPVTGYRRAVVTGTAVNGQPESMYMVASGTNVNNGCCADFGNVEVQVADTGNGHMDTLNLSLMNSPGATGNGPWVQADLENGVFQGFTTVYPPNAGIPLTKFVTATLKNNGQTTFALKAGNAQSGALTTYYSGSLPAGGYAPMHQEGSIVLGVGGDNSQKGTSSFFEGVMTFGYASDATENAVQANVVAAGYSGETSGGGPGSTIVGPGGKCVDVEGDDTAGLTAHVQLWDCKDLAADQHWSASATGGGIANGTLTTLGLCLDVTGNGTANFSPVELWTCNGGGAQVWIPQPDGSLKNPQSGRCLDDPMGVTTNGTDLQIYDCNGNTAQQFTITNGVPLKVEGKCLDLEGVESGSNGERVILWDCTTLHSGEAADRDQQWRLYPDQTIRVLTSGRCLDVVGNGTALFTQVEVWDCNGVGGQKWVPQANGSLKNPQSGLCLDLPGGLTNNGRVMQIYTCNGEQAQVIKINGF, from the coding sequence GTGTCCCGCCTGCAGCCTCGAAGAGCAATCGAAGCGATGGAGCTTCAGGAATGGATGACCATGTCGATAGCGTCCTTAGCCCCCGATCGTCGAAGCCGACGGCGGGGGGCTTCTGTGCTCCTCGCCGTGACGGCGATCGTGATCGCTTTCGGAACGAGTCTACTGAATGCTAGCCCCGCCTCGGCGGTAGGGCAGCTGCCGTGCGACATCTACGCCACGGGCGGCACTCCGTGCGTCGCTGCGTTCAGCTCTACCCGAGCTCTCTTCCAGAACTACAACGGGCCGCTCTACCAAGTCAAACGCGCTTCGAACAACCAGACCCTGGATATCGGGCTGCTCGCGGTTGGCGACTACGCCAACGCCGCTGCACAGGATGCGTTCTGTGCTGGTACCACCTGCGTGATCACGATCGTCTACGACCAGACCTCGAACCACAACGACCTCACGCCCGCCCCGGGCGGCCCGTTGGGAGGACCGAACAACCCCGCGGTCGCCAACAAGCTCCCGGTCACGCTCGCCGGCCACTCGGTCTACGGCATCTACCTTCCACCAGTGACTGGATATCGCCGAGCGGTTGTGACGGGCACCGCGGTGAATGGTCAACCTGAGTCCATGTACATGGTGGCAAGTGGCACGAACGTCAACAACGGATGCTGTGCCGACTTCGGCAACGTCGAGGTGCAGGTTGCCGACACCGGCAACGGCCACATGGACACGCTCAACCTGTCATTGATGAATTCTCCGGGCGCTACCGGAAACGGCCCTTGGGTACAGGCGGATCTCGAGAACGGCGTCTTCCAGGGCTTCACCACGGTATACCCGCCGAACGCTGGCATCCCACTTACGAAATTCGTCACCGCCACGCTCAAGAACAACGGCCAGACAACCTTCGCGCTGAAGGCGGGCAACGCTCAGTCCGGGGCGTTGACGACGTACTACAGCGGCTCGCTGCCTGCGGGCGGATACGCGCCGATGCATCAGGAGGGCTCCATCGTCCTCGGCGTCGGCGGCGACAACAGCCAGAAGGGAACCAGCTCCTTCTTCGAGGGGGTCATGACGTTCGGGTACGCGTCGGATGCCACCGAGAACGCAGTCCAGGCCAATGTCGTCGCGGCGGGCTACTCGGGGGAGACCTCGGGTGGCGGGCCGGGCTCGACGATTGTCGGGCCGGGCGGGAAGTGCGTTGATGTGGAAGGCGACGACACCGCGGGCCTCACCGCACACGTCCAGCTGTGGGACTGCAAGGATCTCGCCGCCGACCAGCATTGGAGCGCGTCGGCCACGGGCGGAGGGATCGCCAACGGCACGCTGACCACGCTGGGGCTCTGCCTCGACGTCACGGGGAACGGCACGGCGAACTTCAGCCCCGTTGAGCTATGGACGTGCAACGGAGGCGGAGCGCAGGTCTGGATTCCACAGCCTGACGGATCCCTGAAGAACCCGCAGTCGGGTCGGTGCCTCGATGACCCGATGGGTGTCACGACCAACGGAACCGACCTACAGATCTACGACTGCAACGGGAATACGGCACAACAGTTCACCATCACCAACGGTGTTCCGCTCAAGGTCGAAGGGAAGTGTCTTGACCTCGAGGGGGTGGAGAGCGGAAGCAACGGCGAGAGAGTGATCCTCTGGGATTGCACGACACTCCACTCCGGCGAGGCCGCCGACAGGGACCAGCAGTGGCGCCTCTACCCGGACCAGACGATCCGAGTGCTCACTAGCGGTCGTTGCCTGGATGTTGTGGGCAACGGGACTGCTCTGTTCACTCAGGTGGAAGTGTGGGACTGCAACGGTGTGGGCGGGCAGAAATGGGTGCCCCAGGCGAACGGCTCGCTCAAGAACCCGCAGTCGGGGCTATGCCTCGATCTGCCCGGTGGCTTGACCAACAATGGGCGAGTCATGCAGATCTACACCTGCAACGGAGAGCAAGCCCAGGTCATCAAGATCAACGGTTTCTGA